One window of Burkholderia cepacia GG4 genomic DNA carries:
- a CDS encoding TauD/TfdA dioxygenase family protein: MSEVQHAAQPSSHVSHAAAPHTAAAPLQLRQVAGWIGAEIAGVRLSGTLDDATFDAIQAALLRHKVLFFRNQGHLDDTAQEAFARRFGDTVAHPTVPSVDGSAHLLELDSAHGARANSWHTDVTFVDAYPKVSILRAVVIPPFGGDTVWANTAAAYTHLPDSLRALADTLWALHTNAYDYASTHVHADDTQLKRYRDVFTSTVYETEHPVVRVHPETGERTLVLGHFVQKIKGLSSQDSAHLLQVLHEHVTRLENTVRWNWQEGDVAIWDNRATQHYAINDYGDARRVVRRATVHGDVPVGIDGRRSVVLKGPGATLQ, translated from the coding sequence ATGTCCGAAGTCCAGCACGCCGCTCAACCGTCATCGCATGTTTCGCACGCCGCCGCACCGCACACGGCCGCCGCCCCGCTTCAGCTCCGCCAGGTTGCCGGCTGGATCGGCGCCGAGATCGCCGGCGTCCGGCTGTCGGGCACGCTCGACGACGCGACGTTCGACGCGATCCAGGCTGCGCTGCTGCGCCACAAGGTGCTGTTCTTCCGCAACCAGGGCCATCTCGACGACACCGCGCAGGAAGCGTTCGCGCGCCGCTTCGGCGATACCGTCGCGCACCCGACCGTGCCGTCCGTCGACGGCAGCGCACACCTGCTCGAACTCGATTCCGCGCACGGCGCGCGCGCCAATTCGTGGCACACCGACGTGACGTTCGTCGACGCGTACCCGAAGGTGTCGATCCTGCGCGCGGTCGTGATCCCGCCGTTCGGCGGCGACACCGTGTGGGCCAACACGGCCGCCGCGTACACGCACCTGCCGGATTCGCTGCGCGCGCTCGCCGACACGCTGTGGGCGTTGCACACGAATGCCTACGACTACGCGTCGACGCACGTGCATGCCGACGACACGCAACTGAAGCGCTACCGCGACGTGTTCACGTCGACCGTCTACGAAACCGAACACCCCGTCGTGCGCGTGCATCCGGAGACCGGCGAGCGCACGCTCGTGCTCGGACACTTCGTGCAGAAGATCAAGGGGCTGTCGTCGCAGGATTCCGCGCATCTGCTGCAGGTGCTGCACGAACACGTGACGCGCCTCGAGAACACCGTGCGCTGGAACTGGCAGGAAGGCGACGTCGCGATCTGGGACAACCGCGCGACGCAGCACTATGCGATCAACGACTACGGCGATGCGCGCCGCGTCGTGCGTCGCGCGACCGTTCACGGCGACGTGCCGGTCGGCATCGACGGCCGCCGCAGCGTCGTGCTGAAAGGGCCGGGCGCGACGTTGCAATGA
- a CDS encoding TauD/TfdA dioxygenase family protein produces the protein MSALLEPAAQPVDVIPLSAHIGAEIRGIDLTEPLTTLQIAAIRAALLKWRVIFFREQFLTHEQHVAFSAQFGKPTVGHPVFGHVDGHPAVYSIAKHRKATRFEGEPVRRPWTGWHTDVTAAVNPPWASILRGVTIPPYGGDTHWTNLVRAYETLSAPLRGFVDGLRGIHRFTPPAGARATGAFDEAVERRPLVTEHPLVRVHPETGERALYVSPSFLKSIVGLTPRESQALLELLWEHVTRPDFTIRFKWEPRSIAFWDNRATAHLAPVDIFDLDFDRQLYRTTLAGDLPVGPDGRPSVALEGSPVETAAAVALN, from the coding sequence ATGAGCGCCCTACTCGAACCCGCCGCCCAGCCGGTCGACGTGATCCCGCTGTCCGCCCACATCGGCGCGGAAATACGCGGCATCGACCTCACCGAGCCGTTGACCACGCTGCAGATCGCCGCGATTCGCGCGGCGCTGCTGAAGTGGCGCGTGATCTTCTTCCGCGAGCAGTTCCTCACGCACGAGCAGCACGTCGCGTTCTCCGCGCAGTTCGGCAAGCCGACCGTCGGTCATCCGGTATTCGGACACGTCGACGGTCATCCGGCCGTCTATTCGATCGCGAAGCATCGCAAGGCGACGCGCTTCGAAGGCGAGCCGGTGCGCCGCCCATGGACGGGCTGGCATACCGACGTGACGGCTGCCGTCAATCCGCCATGGGCGTCGATCCTGCGCGGCGTGACCATCCCGCCATACGGCGGCGACACGCATTGGACCAACCTCGTGCGTGCTTACGAGACGTTGTCCGCGCCGCTGCGCGGCTTCGTCGACGGCTTGCGCGGCATCCATCGCTTCACGCCGCCGGCCGGCGCGCGTGCCACCGGTGCGTTCGACGAAGCCGTCGAGCGGCGCCCGCTCGTGACCGAGCATCCGCTGGTGCGCGTGCATCCGGAGACCGGCGAACGCGCGCTGTACGTGAGCCCGAGTTTCCTGAAGTCGATCGTCGGGCTGACGCCGCGCGAGAGCCAGGCATTGCTCGAACTGCTGTGGGAACACGTGACGCGGCCGGATTTCACGATCCGCTTCAAGTGGGAACCGCGCAGCATCGCGTTCTGGGACAACCGCGCGACCGCGCACCTCGCGCCCGTCGACATCTTCGATCTCGACTTCGACCGCCAGCTCTACCGCACGACGCTCGCCGGCGACCTGCCGGTCGGCCCCGACGGCCGGCCATCCGTCGCGCTCGAAGGCTCGCCGGTCGAGACAGCGGCCGCGGTCGCCTTGAACTGA
- a CDS encoding ABC transporter substrate-binding protein has product MKTPFVSSAAHRARRAPHVVASLRRIAASLLLAGGLTHAFAAPAGKTLVYCTEGSPAGFDPGQHTTSTDFDASTYTVYNGLVQFKRGTLDLEPSLATSWDVSSDQRVYTFHLRRGVKFQTTAWFKPTRPFQADDVVFTFHRMLDADDPFRKAYPVSFPYFSDLGFDRNIERIDKVDDYTVRFVLKSPDVVFVRNLAMAFASILSAEYASQLTARHREADINQFPVGTGPFLLRAYQKDAVIRYDANLDYWKPDDVKLAHLVFAITPDPAARLQKLAAGECQVSVFPRPADLETVRRDPKLTLFSGMGFNVGFVAYNTQHPPLDRVDVRRALDIAIDKTAIIKTVFNGDAKIATNPMPPSQWSYNPRLKDAPRDPAAAKALLAQAGFPNGFDLTLWAMPVQRPYNPNAQLMAQLIQQDWAKIGVRAKIVSYEWGEYNRRAKRDGQHDAILYGWSGDNGDPDNWLGTLLGCDAVHGSNLAKWCNADFERLVGSARTNADVAKRTSLYEQAQVVFKDQVPFTPIATSIVSLPVSKRVHGLTFSPLGGHRFDGVWLD; this is encoded by the coding sequence ATGAAGACTCCATTCGTTTCATCCGCCGCGCATCGTGCGCGGCGCGCGCCCCATGTCGTTGCGTCGCTGCGCCGCATCGCCGCGTCGCTGCTGCTCGCCGGCGGCCTTACGCACGCGTTTGCCGCGCCGGCCGGCAAGACGCTCGTGTACTGCACCGAAGGTAGCCCGGCCGGCTTCGATCCGGGCCAGCATACGACCAGCACCGATTTCGACGCGAGCACGTACACGGTCTACAACGGACTCGTGCAGTTCAAGCGCGGCACGCTCGATCTCGAACCGTCGCTCGCGACGAGCTGGGACGTGTCGTCCGACCAGCGCGTCTATACGTTCCACCTGCGGCGCGGCGTGAAGTTCCAGACGACCGCGTGGTTCAAGCCGACGCGACCGTTCCAGGCCGACGACGTCGTCTTCACGTTCCACCGGATGCTCGATGCGGACGATCCGTTCCGCAAGGCTTATCCGGTCAGCTTCCCGTACTTCAGCGATCTCGGTTTCGACCGCAACATCGAGCGCATCGACAAGGTCGACGACTACACGGTGCGCTTCGTGCTGAAGTCGCCCGACGTCGTGTTCGTGCGCAATCTCGCGATGGCGTTCGCGTCGATCCTGTCGGCCGAATATGCATCGCAGCTGACCGCGCGCCATCGCGAGGCCGACATCAACCAGTTCCCGGTCGGCACCGGGCCGTTCCTGTTGCGCGCGTACCAGAAGGACGCGGTGATCCGCTACGACGCGAACCTCGACTACTGGAAGCCGGACGACGTGAAGCTCGCGCATCTCGTGTTTGCGATCACGCCCGACCCGGCCGCGCGCCTGCAGAAGCTCGCGGCCGGCGAGTGCCAGGTGTCGGTGTTCCCGCGGCCGGCCGACCTGGAAACGGTGCGGCGCGACCCGAAGCTGACGCTGTTTTCGGGGATGGGCTTCAACGTCGGCTTCGTCGCGTACAACACGCAGCATCCGCCGCTCGATCGCGTCGACGTGCGGCGCGCGCTCGATATCGCGATCGACAAGACGGCGATCATCAAGACCGTGTTCAACGGCGACGCGAAGATCGCGACGAACCCGATGCCTCCCAGCCAATGGTCGTACAACCCGCGCCTGAAGGACGCGCCGCGCGATCCGGCCGCCGCGAAGGCGCTGCTCGCGCAAGCGGGATTCCCGAACGGCTTCGACCTGACGTTGTGGGCGATGCCGGTGCAGCGTCCGTACAACCCGAACGCGCAGCTGATGGCGCAACTGATCCAGCAGGACTGGGCGAAGATCGGCGTGCGTGCGAAGATCGTCAGCTACGAGTGGGGCGAATACAACCGCCGCGCGAAACGCGACGGGCAGCACGACGCGATCCTGTACGGCTGGTCGGGCGACAACGGCGATCCCGACAACTGGCTCGGCACGCTGCTCGGCTGCGACGCGGTGCACGGCAGCAACCTCGCGAAATGGTGCAACGCGGATTTCGAGCGGCTGGTTGGCTCGGCACGCACGAATGCGGACGTCGCGAAACGCACGTCGCTCTATGAGCAGGCGCAGGTGGTGTTCAAGGACCAGGTGCCGTTCACGCCGATCGCGACGTCGATCGTGTCGCTGCCGGTCTCGAAGCGCGTGCACGGGCTCACGTTCTCGCCGCTCGGCGGGCACCGGTTCGACGGCGTGTGGCTGGACTGA